A window of Clostridium botulinum BKT015925 contains these coding sequences:
- a CDS encoding MATE family efflux transporter translates to MRNQLTEGKIFPVLIKLAIPIMGTSFVQMAYNMTDMIYIGRMGSSAVAAIGTAGFFTWFAMGLILISRTGAEIGVSQSIGREDIRAAKKYAKNTIILNILLALIYGSFLIIFRRQLIGFFNLGNENVINMAINYLVIIAIGINFYFINPVFTGIYNGSGDSKTPFRFNVVGLASNMILDPVLIFGIGPFPALGVRGAAIATVFSQIVVSVLFILSVRKSILIRGFSFKDFDFEYMKNIFKFGFPVAMQNALFCVFSMIIARIISVWGNVAIAVQKVGSQIESISWMTAGGFQTAISTFVGQNYGAKKWDRIIDGYKAAIIIVGTIGIFATCLLIFGAKPIFSFFIPEQSTIPYGVDYLRILGISQFFMCMEIATAGAFNGMGKTVPPAIVGIVFTGLRIPAALIVSKYLGLNGVWWCISVSSIIKGIVLTSCFLIYLAIRKKKVKVNVI, encoded by the coding sequence ATGAGAAATCAATTAACTGAAGGAAAAATATTTCCTGTACTTATAAAGTTAGCTATTCCTATAATGGGTACGTCATTTGTTCAGATGGCATATAATATGACGGATATGATTTATATAGGAAGAATGGGAAGTAGCGCTGTAGCTGCTATTGGAACTGCTGGATTTTTTACATGGTTTGCTATGGGATTAATTTTAATATCAAGAACGGGAGCTGAGATAGGTGTATCTCAGTCAATAGGAAGAGAAGATATAAGAGCAGCTAAAAAGTATGCAAAAAATACTATAATTTTAAATATACTATTAGCATTAATATATGGTAGTTTTTTAATTATATTTAGAAGGCAACTTATAGGTTTTTTTAATTTAGGAAATGAAAATGTAATTAATATGGCTATCAACTACTTAGTTATAATAGCTATTGGAATAAATTTTTATTTTATAAATCCTGTATTCACAGGCATATATAATGGTTCAGGAGATAGTAAGACTCCCTTTAGATTCAATGTAGTAGGGCTTGCTAGTAATATGATTTTAGATCCAGTTCTTATATTTGGTATAGGTCCATTTCCAGCATTAGGGGTTAGAGGCGCAGCAATAGCTACAGTATTTTCACAAATTGTGGTATCGGTATTATTTATATTATCAGTAAGAAAATCTATATTAATTAGAGGATTTTCATTTAAAGATTTTGATTTTGAATATATGAAAAATATATTTAAGTTTGGTTTTCCAGTTGCTATGCAAAATGCTTTGTTTTGTGTTTTTTCTATGATAATTGCTAGAATAATTTCTGTATGGGGAAATGTTGCTATAGCTGTTCAAAAAGTAGGTTCACAGATTGAATCAATATCATGGATGACAGCAGGGGGATTTCAAACTGCTATAAGTACATTTGTTGGACAAAATTATGGAGCTAAAAAGTGGGATAGAATTATTGATGGATATAAAGCTGCTATTATTATAGTTGGAACTATAGGGATTTTTGCAACTTGTCTTTTGATTTTTGGGGCTAAACCTATATTTTCATTTTTTATACCAGAGCAAAGCACCATACCTTATGGAGTAGATTATCTTAGAATACTTGGAATATCTCAATTTTTTATGTGTATGGAGATTGCGACAGCAGGAGCATTTAATGGTATGGGAAAAACAGTTCCACCTGCTATTGTAGGAATAGTATTTACAGGACTTAGAATACCTGCAGCCTTAATAGTATCAAAATACTTAGGACTTAATGGAGTTTGGTGGTGTATTAGTGTTAGCAGTATAATAAAGGGAATAGTATTAACATCATGCTTTTTAATATATTTAGCAATAAGAAAGAAAAAAGTAAAAGTTAACGTGATTTAA
- the ltrA gene encoding group II intron reverse transcriptase/maturase: MNNSNKLQRKQTTQYRGRLVEVEVELQGKRGAQSNNLALAKGERENNVVDDTNNLLEKVLARENMLKAMKRVVANRGSHGIDGMRVDELRGFIIKNWLTIKQKLLEGRYKPSPVRRVEIPKPDGGIRLLGIPTVLDRLIQQALAQELNKIYDPTFSDNSYGFRPNKSAKQAILKSRQYINEGHKWVVDIDLEKFFDKVNHDILVERLSRRIKDKRVLKLIRNYLKSGIMINGLKVKSDKGTPQGGPLSPILANIMLDEVDKELEKRGHRFCRFADDCNIYVKSKKAGLRVMASIRKILEGLLKLKVNENKSAVDFVTRRKFLGFSFYFAKDGANIRIHEKSYKRFTNKIRKLTNRNKGISMEYRVYMINQLTIGWINYFGIAKANAKIQKIDSWIRRRLRSCIWKQWKKVKTRGRNLIKLGLSTYKAWEYANTRKGYWRISKSPILDTILNNKYIENLGCRSISKRYQLIHNS; encoded by the coding sequence TTGAATAATTCAAATAAATTACAAAGAAAGCAGACAACTCAATATAGAGGTCGCCTTGTGGAAGTAGAAGTGGAACTTCAAGGTAAACGAGGGGCGCAGAGTAATAATTTGGCGTTAGCAAAGGGAGAAAGAGAAAACAATGTAGTAGATGATACTAATAATCTACTTGAAAAGGTTTTAGCTAGAGAAAATATGCTAAAAGCTATGAAAAGAGTAGTTGCCAATAGAGGAAGTCATGGTATTGATGGTATGAGAGTCGATGAACTTCGAGGGTTTATTATCAAAAATTGGCTAACAATTAAGCAAAAGTTATTAGAAGGAAGGTATAAACCTTCACCAGTTAGGAGAGTGGAAATACCAAAACCTGACGGTGGAATTAGATTGCTTGGAATACCTACTGTACTTGATAGATTAATACAACAGGCATTAGCTCAAGAACTTAATAAAATTTATGACCCTACCTTTTCGGATAATAGCTATGGATTTAGACCAAATAAAAGTGCTAAACAAGCTATATTAAAATCAAGACAATATATCAATGAGGGGCATAAATGGGTTGTTGATATAGACTTAGAAAAATTCTTTGATAAAGTTAACCATGATATATTAGTGGAAAGACTTTCAAGAAGAATAAAGGACAAAAGGGTACTTAAACTAATTAGAAATTATCTTAAATCTGGAATAATGATAAATGGATTGAAGGTAAAATCAGATAAAGGTACACCGCAAGGTGGTCCATTAAGCCCAATACTTGCTAATATTATGCTTGATGAAGTAGATAAAGAACTTGAGAAAAGAGGTCATAGATTTTGCCGATTTGCAGATGACTGCAACATTTATGTCAAAAGTAAAAAGGCAGGATTAAGAGTTATGGCAAGTATAAGAAAAATACTTGAAGGTTTATTAAAACTTAAAGTTAATGAAAATAAAAGTGCAGTAGATTTTGTGACGAGAAGAAAATTTCTTGGATTTTCATTCTATTTTGCAAAAGACGGAGCCAATATAAGAATACATGAAAAGTCATATAAAAGATTCACAAATAAAATAAGAAAATTAACAAACCGTAATAAAGGTATAAGTATGGAATATAGAGTTTATATGATTAACCAATTAACGATTGGATGGATTAATTACTTTGGAATAGCGAAAGCTAACGCTAAAATACAAAAAATAGATAGTTGGATAAGAAGAAGGTTAAGGAGTTGTATTTGGAAACAATGGAAAAAGGTTAAAACTAGAGGACGAAACCTCATAAAACTAGGTCTTTCGACCTATAAAGCATGGGAGTATGCAAATACAAGAAAAGGCTATTGGAGAATATCCAAAAGCCCAATTCTTGATACAATCTTAAACAACAAATATATTGAAAATCTTGGTTGCAGAAGTATATCTAAAAGATATCAGCTAATACATAATTCTTAA
- the istB gene encoding IS21-like element ISCbo2 family helper ATPase IstB — MNSAYTQLIKNLEYLKFKQMINHLDEVIDFSTKNNLSFVDALIKLTAYEIDFKEANMIKSMVKVGAFPHKKEVKDFDFSFQPSINKDQILDFLTLRFLNTQENIVFLGPSGVGKTHLATSIGIAAAKRRYSTYFIKCHDLLQQLKRANLENRLDSRLKHFSKYKLLIIDELGYLPINKEDSKLFFQLIDMRYEKKSTILTTNINFNAWDDIFYDPIIANAILDRVLHHAHVVPINGKSYRLKDYFKDDDE; from the coding sequence ATGAATAGTGCATATACACAACTTATAAAAAATCTAGAGTATTTAAAATTTAAACAAATGATTAATCATTTAGACGAAGTCATTGATTTTTCTACTAAAAATAATTTATCCTTTGTTGATGCTCTTATTAAGCTTACAGCTTATGAAATAGATTTTAAAGAAGCAAATATGATTAAATCTATGGTAAAAGTAGGCGCTTTTCCTCATAAAAAAGAGGTTAAAGACTTTGATTTCAGCTTTCAACCTAGCATTAATAAAGATCAGATATTAGATTTTTTAACATTACGCTTTCTAAATACACAAGAAAATATAGTTTTCCTAGGTCCTAGTGGAGTAGGAAAAACGCACCTTGCTACATCTATAGGAATTGCGGCAGCAAAACGTAGATATAGTACATACTTTATTAAATGTCATGATTTATTACAGCAATTAAAACGTGCAAATTTAGAGAATCGATTAGATTCTAGACTTAAACATTTTAGTAAGTACAAGCTCCTAATAATAGATGAATTAGGCTATCTACCGATAAATAAAGAAGACTCTAAGTTATTCTTCCAACTCATTGACATGCGATATGAGAAAAAAAGTACAATTTTAACAACTAATATAAATTTCAATGCTTGGGATGATATTTTTTATGATCCTATCATCGCAAATGCTATATTAGATAGAGTTTTGCACCATGCTCATGTTGTACCTATTAATGGAAAGTCTTATCGCTTAAAAGATTACTTTAAAGATGACGATGAGTAA
- the istA gene encoding IS21-like element ISCbo2 family transposase, translating into MIIQMNINSEIQIDKLEDLHKLNLIMEENNLKVNKSQIARELGVDPRTVGKYLNGYVKPTTRNRKSKIDHFEPIIKKLLGKDSIQIFYYKRILWQYLRDNYGLDCAQSSFRRYISNHPEFSHYFNSRRKGHLSKAAPMRYETGKGKQAQLDWKENIEFVLNTGEIISVNVFVLILSYSRFRVYKLSLDKTQEVLFSFLDESFQAFGGVPEELLTDNMKTVMDLPRTNYSKRKVNNKFQQFAKDYGFKVHPCVAGRPNTKAKVEAPMKLLDEIRAYNGTLNYEQLHKLVSDLNNRINSKCHTSTGKIPILHLQKEKDFLSKLPKDQIRNLYKITTTSVKVNSQSMISYKSNQYSVPPEYIGKRLKLQVYDHQLHVYYSTKLVTIHDIQNQKLNYHAEHYAEISALTFNKSSYEMMKKARTKFKFNRRGI; encoded by the coding sequence ATGATTATACAAATGAATATTAATTCTGAAATACAAATAGATAAGTTAGAGGATCTTCATAAATTAAATTTAATTATGGAGGAAAATAATTTGAAAGTAAATAAAAGTCAAATAGCTAGAGAACTTGGCGTTGATCCACGCACCGTAGGTAAATATTTAAATGGATATGTAAAACCTACTACTAGAAATCGTAAATCTAAAATAGACCATTTTGAACCTATTATCAAAAAACTTCTTGGTAAAGATTCTATTCAAATATTTTATTATAAACGGATTCTGTGGCAGTATCTTAGAGATAACTATGGATTAGATTGTGCTCAATCTTCTTTTAGAAGGTATATCTCCAATCATCCAGAATTTAGTCACTATTTTAATAGCAGAAGAAAAGGACATCTATCGAAGGCTGCGCCTATGAGGTATGAAACAGGTAAAGGTAAACAAGCACAACTAGATTGGAAAGAAAACATAGAATTTGTTTTAAATACCGGAGAAATTATTAGTGTTAATGTCTTTGTATTAATACTTTCATATTCGAGGTTTAGAGTGTACAAGTTATCTCTCGATAAAACACAAGAAGTGTTATTTTCTTTTCTTGATGAATCATTTCAAGCTTTTGGAGGAGTTCCGGAGGAACTATTAACGGACAATATGAAAACTGTTATGGATTTACCTAGAACTAATTATTCTAAAAGAAAAGTAAATAATAAATTTCAACAGTTTGCAAAAGATTACGGCTTTAAAGTTCACCCTTGCGTAGCAGGTAGACCTAACACCAAAGCCAAAGTAGAAGCTCCTATGAAATTATTAGATGAAATAAGAGCATATAATGGAACATTAAACTATGAGCAATTACACAAACTTGTTTCAGATTTAAACAATAGAATTAATAGTAAATGTCATACATCAACAGGTAAAATACCAATATTACATTTACAGAAAGAAAAAGATTTCTTATCAAAACTGCCTAAAGATCAGATAAGAAATCTTTACAAAATAACCACCACATCTGTTAAAGTAAATAGTCAAAGCATGATTTCATACAAATCAAACCAATATTCTGTCCCACCAGAATATATAGGTAAACGACTAAAACTTCAAGTATATGATCATCAATTACATGTGTATTATAGCACAAAATTAGTTACTATTCATGATATACAAAATCAAAAATTAAATTATCATGCAGAACATTATGCTGAGATTAGTGCTTTAACATTTAATAAAAGCTCATATGAAATGATGAAGAAAGCTAGGACAAAATTTAAATTTAATAGGAGAGGTATATAA